In a single window of the Orbaceae bacterium lpD04 genome:
- the pyrE gene encoding orotate phosphoribosyltransferase, translating into MKSYKRQFIQFALEREVLRFGEFTLKSGRKSPYFFNAGLFNTGKDLALLGRFYAEALIDANLKYDVIFGPAYKGIPIVAATVVALSEHHNIEIPYCFNRKEAKDHGEGGNLVGSSIKDKRVMLVDDVITAGTAIRESMRILEDNHSKLSGVLISLDRQEKGKGELSAIQEIKKAYNCDVISIITLDDLVNYLSEEDDKTDELARVEAYQKQYGVTQ; encoded by the coding sequence ATGAAGTCATACAAACGCCAATTTATTCAATTCGCACTTGAAAGAGAAGTATTGCGATTTGGCGAATTTACTTTGAAATCAGGACGAAAAAGCCCCTACTTTTTTAATGCTGGATTGTTTAATACAGGTAAAGATCTCGCGCTATTAGGTCGTTTTTATGCCGAAGCTCTCATTGATGCAAATCTCAAATATGACGTTATTTTTGGCCCTGCATATAAAGGGATCCCAATTGTTGCAGCAACAGTTGTTGCACTGTCAGAGCATCATAATATTGAAATTCCATACTGTTTTAACCGCAAAGAAGCTAAAGATCATGGTGAAGGTGGTAATTTAGTCGGTAGTTCAATTAAAGATAAGCGCGTAATGTTAGTTGATGATGTTATTACAGCTGGGACAGCCATTCGTGAATCAATGCGTATTCTTGAAGATAATCACTCAAAATTATCTGGCGTACTTATTAGCTTAGATCGTCAAGAAAAAGGCAAAGGGGAGCTATCTGCTATCCAAGAGATCAAAAAAGCTTATAACTGTGATGTCATATCGATTATTACATTAGATGATTTAGTTAATTATTTATCTGAAGAAGATGATAAAACAGATGAATTGGCGCGCGTTGAAGCATACCAAAAA